A single genomic interval of Oncorhynchus tshawytscha isolate Ot180627B linkage group LG15, Otsh_v2.0, whole genome shotgun sequence harbors:
- the LOC112214391 gene encoding leukotriene A-4 hydrolase, with protein sequence MTSAIDPCSFSSFSSCVTKHLNLTFHVDFDSHVLKAKVALTVEVLVDHFTSLTLDTKDLKVSKVTANGQAAKFTLGPKHSFMGTPLEITLPFDLSRGQHVIVEVTYETAPNASALQWLTPEQTAGKKHPYLFSQCQATHCRSMVPCQDTPAMKHTYYAQVSVPKELVAVMSAVRDGEEPDPQDSSRAIYRFRQPVPMPSYLIAIVVGALESREIGPRSRVWSEKEFVDKAAYEFSETETMLKTAEGLAGPYVWGQYDILVLPPSFPYGGMENPCLTYATPTLLAGDRSLSNVIAHEISHSWTGNLVTNKTWEHFWLNEGHTVYLERMIGRSMESEQFRQFKAMGGWKELQESVNTFGANNPLTNLVPNLNEVDLDEAFSSVPYEKGFALLYHLEELMGGPEVFMGFVKSYIQLFSYSSITTEEWKHYLFTYFKNKVDILNKVDWNAWMHTPGMPPVKPQYDSTMADACIALCKRWVKTKEGDLGNFSEWDVKTLSTHQLIEFLSLLLQQEPLPLSHVKRMQEVYQLNSFNNAEIRFRWLRLCVKSKWEDAVPMALKMATEQGRMKFTRPLFKEVYNFDKYHEEAVRVFVAHRAAMHPVTANLVAKDLKVDNDKST encoded by the exons ATGACTTCAGCTATAGACCCCTGCTCATTTTCCTCATTTTCCTCGTGCGTTACCAAGCACCTGAATCTCACCTTCCATGTGGATTTTGACAGCCATGTCCTCAAAGCTAAGGTCGCACTCACCGTGGAGGTTTTAGTGGATCATTTCACGTCTTTG ACCCTTGACACGAAGGACCTGAAGGTCTCCAAGGTAACAGCCAATGGACAGGCAGCAAAGTTCACTCTGGGACCCAAGCACAGCTTCATGGGAACCCCTCTGGAGATCACACTGCCATTTGACCTCTCCAG gGGTCAGCATGTGATCGTGGAGGTGACTTATGAGACTGCTCCTAATGCTTCTGCGCTGCAGTGGCTCACTCCTGAACAGACTGCTGGGAAGAAACACCCCTACCTCTTCAGCCAgtgccag GCCACCCATTGCAGGAGCATGGTACCCTGCCAGGATACTCCCGCCATGAAACACACCTACTATGCCCAGGTGTCTGTCCCCAAGGAGCTGGTGGCTGTGATGAGCGCTGTACGGGACGGAGAGGAGCCTGATCCCCAGGACAGCAGCCGGGCCATCTACCGCTTCAGACAACCA GTGCCCATGCCCTCTTACCTCATTGCCATCGTGGTAGGAGCTCTGGAGAGCAG AGAGATTGGGCCCAGGTCTCGTGTTTGGTCAGAGAAGGAGTTTGTGGACAAGGCAGCATATGAGTTCTCGGAG ACAGAGACCATGTTGAAGACCGCTGAGGGCCTTGCGGGGCCGTATGTGTGGGGCCAGTATGACATCCTGGTCCTGCCCCCCTCCTTCCCATATGGAGGCATGGAGAACCCCTGCCTTACCTATGCCACCCCCACGCTGCTG GCTGGAGACAGATCCTTGTCCAAT gtCATAGCCCATGAGATCTCTCACAGCTGGACTGGCAACCTGGTGACCAACAAGACCTGGGAGCACTTCTG GCTGAATGAGGGTCACACAGTGTACCTTGAGAGAATGATTGGCAGGTCTATGGAGAGTGAACAGTTCAGACAGTTCAAGGCCATGGGCGGCTGGAAGGAGCTGCAGGAATCG GTGAACACGTTTGGGGCCAACAACCCTCTGACCAACCTGGTTCCCAACCTGAATGAGGTGGACCTTGACGAAGCCTTCTCCTCTGTCCCCTACGAGAAGGGTTTCGCTCTTCTCTACCACCTGGAGGAGCTCATGGGAGGAcctg AGGTGTTTATGGGTTTTGTTAAGTCGTACATCCAGCTGTTTTCTTACAGCAGCATCACTACTGAGGAGTGGAAACACTACCTCTTCACCTATTTTAAGAACAAG GTGGACATCCTGAATAAGGTGGACTGGAACGCCTGGATGCACACCCCTGGGATGCCCCCTGTCAAACCACA ATATGACAGCACCATGGCAGACGCCTGCATTGCGCTGTGTAAGAGATGGGTGAAG acCAAAGAGGGGGATCTGGGGAATTTCAGTGAGTGGGATGTGAAGACTCTCTCCACCCACCAGCTCATCGAGTTCCTGTCTCTGCTCCTGCAACAG GAGCCCCTCCCCCTCAGCCATGTGAAGAGGATGCAGGAAGTGTACCAACTCAACTCCTTCAACAACGCAGAGATCCGCTTCAG GTGGCTGCGGCTGTGTGTCAAGTCCAAGTGGGAGGATGCTGTTCCCATGGCACTGAAGATGGCGACAGAGCAGGGGAGGATGAAGTTCACACGGCCACTATTCAA AGAAGTGTATAACTTTGATAAGTATCATGAGGAGGCGGTGCGTGTGTTCGTAGCCCACCGGGCAGCCATGCACCCGGTAACGGCCAATCTGGTGGCCAAGGACCTGAAGGTGGACAACGACAAGAGCACCTGA
- the LOC112214393 gene encoding GRIP and coiled-coil domain-containing protein 1: protein MEKFGMSFGGGPSKKELVDAIETQRKQLVQYQTRFKDVVRAYKSLLKEKEALEASLKVLTVSQEVDLSQRGDDGSASGSNMTYDFPDDHCSMHSEDSLDTAASADTATSITSGSTKGDQAEEDQGSSPGEMGATGPGGPSVSQRSEEASGSESGISSSSSGGSEVQQHLTPPPTSSMEADRRVLQLKTQLTTLTSSLATVTQEKSRMEANFQADKRKIKQDMDALQGRLEESRRQHEAEIHALHEQLAESKARVITQQHEREQEQGDHALMLRELQKLLQEERSQRQDAELRLEDTREVLLEVTQAADRGHDYEARLKEVTQQREEMRRSLQTAEAERNKPDPRVEELQRELATLKNHFQQQMQHEIRKVSQAEERLQGQSQLEEGRVASLELRVSELSELLGACEKARQRDQQNAHWLRERILQLDTENKTLAIAASTRGSPLDLSMDEANLDVNVLKERLEKVKRLLLLATQRNHPEQTMEIEKMAEMEGQLGQGTGSWGESSDGEKASALYYQQELRQLKEEFERYKVRAQVVLKNKNAKDCSLAKELEEARDQLAELKEKYINLRIHGDEAEAKHRRELEECQQGKGMLQQGHKQELDRAEAQYRESLLRLEGELHRQRDRTMALLQEKDQELEKLKSIGYSLAGYRSHHSDEGETGADFRATADGGSNNSNNANNMDDLAQEESDIITHALRLAGPNEPTLLLYVEQLARKEVEIVSLRRQKHRLEEDVHQLQGRLIANGERYDEEVAELRGRLDKRHRDQGREGANLEYLKNVIYKFLTLQDTRGRQQTLTAILTILHFSPQEKQAVVKQHQNQAWWTAGMR, encoded by the exons ATGGAGAAGTTTGGGATGAGCTTTGGGGGTGGCCCCAGCAAGAAGGAGCTTGTGGACGCCATAGAGACTCAGAGAAAGCAGTTGGTCCAGTATCAAACCCGCTTCAAGGATGTGGTCAGGGCCTACAAGAGCCTGCTGAAGGAGAAGGAGGCTCTGGAGGCTAGTCTCAAGGTACTGACCGTCTCCCAGGAGGTCGACCTCAGCCAGCGTGGAGATGACGGCTCTGCCAGTGGCAGCAATATGACCTATGACTTCCCAGATGATCACTGCTCCATGCACAGCGAGGACAGTCTGGACACAGCAGCCTCCGCCGACACTGCTACCAGCATTACCAGTGGGAGCACCAAGGGCGACCAGGCTGAAGAGGACCAGGGTAGTAGCCCAGGAGAGATGGGGGCGACCGGGCCTGGAGGCCCCTCAGTGTCCCAGAGGTCTGAGGAGGCTAGTGGGTCAGAGAGCGGTATCAGCTCCAGCAGTAGTGGAGGGTCTGAGGTTCAGCAGCAcctaacacccccacccaccTCTTCTATGGAGGCTGACCGGAGGGTCCTCCAGCTGAAGACCCAACTGACCACCCTGACCAGCTCCCTGGCCACGGTCACGCAGGAAAAGTCCAGGATGGAGGCCAACTTCCAGGCCGACAAGCGGAAGATCAAGCAGGACATGGATGCGCTCCAGGGGAGGCTGGAGGAGTCCAGGAGGCAGCATGAAGCAGAGATCCATGCTCTGCATGAGCAGCTGGCGGAGAGCAAGGCTCGGGTTATAACCCAGCAACATGAGAGGGAGCAGGAGCAGGGTGATCACGCCCTCATGCTCAGAGAGCTCCAAAAATTGCTGCAGGAGGAGAGAAGCCAGAGGCAGGATGCTGAGCTTCGGCTGGAGGACACTAGGGAGGTCCTGCTGGAGGTCACACAGGCCGCAGATCGAGGGCACGATTATGAGGCCCGGCTAAAGGAGGTGacccagcagagggaggagatgaggaggagcctTCAGACTGCGGAGGCAGAGAGGAACAAGCCAGACCCACGGGTGGAGGAGCTTCAGCGGGAGCTGGCGACACTCAAGAACCACTTTCAGCAACAGATGCAGCATGAGATCAGAAAG GTGTCGCAGGCAGAGGAGCGTCTGCAGGGGCAATCCCAGCTGGAGGAGGGCCGTGTGGCCAGCCTGGAGTTGCGAGTGTCTGAGCTGTCTGAGCTGCTTGGGGCCTGCGAGAAGGCCCGGCAGAGGGACCAGCAGAACGCCCACTGGCTGAGAGAGCGCATCCTGCAGCTGGACACGGAGAACAAGACCCTGGCCATCGCCGCTTCCACCCGCGGTTCCCCCCTGGACCTCAGCATGGACGAGGCCAACCTGGACGTGAACGTGCTGAAGGAGCGCCTGGAGAAGGTGAAGAGACTTCTTCTGCTAgccacacagaggaaccacccaGAGCAGACCATGGAGATAGAGAAGATGGCTGAGATGGAGGGGCAGCTGGGTCAGGGAACGGGCAGTTGGGGGGAGTCGTCAGACGGGGAGAAGGCCTCTGCGCTGTACTACCAGCAGGAACTGCGGCAGCTGAAGGAGGAGTTTGAGCGCTACAAGGTGCGGGCGCAGGTGGTGCTGAAGAACAAGAACGCTAAAGACTGTAGCCTCGCCAAAGAGCTGGAGGAGGCCCGTGACCAGCTGGCTGAGCTCAAGGAGAAGTACATCAACCTGCGTATCCATGGCGACGAGGCGGAGGCCAAGCACCGCCGGGAGCTGGAGGAGTGTCAGCAGGGGAAAGGGATGCTGCAGCAGGGTCATAAACAGGAGCTTGACCGGGCTGAGGCCCAATACAGAGAGAGCCTCCTCAGGCTGGAGGGGGAACTGCACCGGCAGAGGGACCGCACCATGGCCCTACTGCAAGAGAAGGACCAGGAGTTGGAGAAGCTGAAGTCTATCGGCTACAGTCTCGCTGGTTACAGAAGCCACCACAGCGACGAAGGAGAAACGGGGGCGGACTTCAGAGCGACCGCGGACGGCggcagcaacaacagcaacaacgcCAACAACATGGATGACTTGGCGCAGGAGGAGAGTGACATCATCACCCATGCATTGCGGCTGGCAGGGCCCAACGAGCCCACGCTCCTCCTGTACGTCGAGCAGCTGGCAAGAAAGGAGGTGGAGATCGTCTCGCTGCGGCGGCAGAAGCACCGGCTCGAGGAGGACGTGCACCAGCTGCAGGGGAGGCTGATCGCAAACGGGGAGCGCTACGACGAGGAGGTGGCTGAGCTCCGCGGCAGGCTGGACAAACGGCACAGGGACCAGGGCAGGGAGGGGGCCAACTTGGAGTACCTCAAGAACGTAATCTACAAGTTCCTCACCCTTCAGGACACCAGGGGGCGTCAGCAGACCCTCACAGCCATACTGACCATCCTGCACTTCAGCCCTCAGGAGAAGCAGGCGGTGGTCAAACAGCACCAGAACCAGGCGTGGTGGACGGCAGGGATgaggtaa
- the LOC112214392 gene encoding protein DENND6B-like has translation MAVYFRQVEDAAVKRAYFQKSLVLVSRLPCTHLFQSLLQIIAPEYFEKLEPCLEAVCNEIDQWQSPVPGLTLNLPVMGVVMQDLLPAPMMLSTIHELDLLKCFQSFLIHLQILWEIMLIGEPSPTVSSETVLALASSIAPLQYCCDYRPYFTIHDTEFKEYTTTTQAPPYVILGVTNPFFIKTFQSWPHIIHLGELKMSGDLPVKVKKLAKLKTLDTKSDPFPSVRRSSWGLWSTLDLGSPLCTKGIRKFFRSPNFDGWYRLRHGDGPETRMSPPRGRL, from the exons ATGGCTGTCTACTTCAGACAAGTCGAGGACGCCGCCGTCAAAAGAGCCTACTTTCAGAAG TCTCTTGTACTGGTGTCCAGACTACCGTGTACCCACCTCTTTCAGTCCTTGCTGCAGATCATAGCTCCAGAGTATTTTGAGAAGTTGGAACCTTGCCTTGAAGCAG TGTGCAACGAGATTGACCAATGGCAATCTCCGGTGCCAGGGCTGACACTCAACCTACCTGTGATGGGCGTGGTCATGCAG GATCTTCTACCAGCCCCTATGATGCTATCGACCATACATGAGCTTGACCTCTTAAA GTGTTTCCAGTCCTTCCTGATCCACCTGCAGATCCTCTGGGAGATCATGCTGATCGGGgagccctctcccactgtctcctcGGAAACCGTGCTGGCCCTAGCGAG CTCGATTGCTCCACTGCAGTATTGCTGTGATTACAGGCCCTACTTCACCATACACGACACTGAGTTTAAGGAGTATACCACTACGACACAGGCACC TCCCTATGTGATTCTGGGGGTCACTAATCCCTTCTTCATAAAGACCTTCCAGTCCTGGCCCCACATTATACACCTTGGAGAACTCAAGATGTCAGGTGACCTGCCTGTGAAGGTGAAGAAACTAGCCAAGCTGAAAACACTGGACACTAAGTCAG ATCCGTTTCCTTCAGTCAGGAGGAGTTCATGGGGACTGTGGAGCACGCTGGACCTCGGCTCACCTCTGTGCACAAAGGGGATTAG GAAATTCTTCAGGTCCCCCAACTTCGATGGCTGGTATCGCCTGCGACACGGAGATGGCCCAGAAACCAGAATGTCTCCACCTAGAGGTCGTCTGTGA